The following proteins are encoded in a genomic region of Oryctolagus cuniculus chromosome 13, mOryCun1.1, whole genome shotgun sequence:
- the DDX59 gene encoding probable ATP-dependent RNA helicase DDX59 isoform X2: MQKRSLKIKRTASDDCRGCAAKKTKPETEAPALEEGGDGPLEASGTTEGPAPAQPSCEPCPLPRPPGRLAEVDAVGPEQGARDGHPAEEPVKSFSKSQRWAEPGEPVCVVCGRYGEYICDETDEDVCSLECKAKHLLHVRDKGGTPAPSSAQEADPEADPTPPAPYVYKEHPFILSLHEDQVEHLRLQLGISVEGQGVPRPIIDFEHCGFPEALNHNLKTAGYEVPTPVQMQMLPVGLLGRDILASADTGSGKTAAFLLPVIVRALCESSCPSALILTPTRELAVQIERQAKELMRGLPCMRTVLLVGGLPMPPQLYRLRQRVKVIIATPGRLLDIIKQSSVDLRGIKIVVVDEADTMLKMGFQQQVLDVLESVPSDCQTLLVSATIPASIEQLSSQLLHDPVRISTGEKNLPCPSVRQIVLWVEDPAKKKKLFEILNDRKLFKPPVLVFVDCKLGADLLSDAVQKVTALRSVSVHSEKSQTERRSILQGLLEGDYDVVVSTGVLGRGLDLISVKLVVNFDMPPSMDEYVHQVGRVGRLGQQGTAITFINNNSKRLFWDVAKRVKPTGSLLPPQLLNSPYLHEQRRKEQQRDKQAQSGLVTGANLLAIIRKHDRSNAQK, encoded by the exons ATCTCTGAAAATCAAGAGGACTGCCAGTGATGACTGCAGAGGTTGTGCGGCTAAGAAGACGAAGCCAGAGACTGAAGCCCCTGCGCTGGAAGAAGGCGGAGATGGCCCACTCGAGGCCTCCGGGACTACGGaaggcccagcaccagcccagcccagctgcgaGCCGTGCCCCTTGCCCAGGCCGCCTGGCCGGCTGGCCGAGGTGGATGCCGTAGGCCCGGAGCAGGGGGCGAGGGACGGCCATCCTGCTGAGGAGCCTGTGAAGTCGTTTTCCAAATCCCAGCgctgggcagagcctggggagcctgtgtgtgtggtCTGCGGCCGGTACGGAGAGTATATCTGTGATGAGACGGACGAAGACGTGTGCAGCTTGGAGTGTAAAGCCAAGCACCTGCTACACGTGAGGGACAAGGGAGGGACCCCCGCGCCCAGCAGTGCCCAGGAGGCCGACCCTGAGGCCGACCCCACGCCGCCCGCCCCTTACGTCTACAAAGAGCACCCGTTTATCCTGAGCCTGCACGAGGACCaggtggagcacctgagactgcAGCTGGGGATCTCCGTTGAAGGGCAGGGAGTCCCCAGGCCCATCATCGACTTTGAGCACTGTGGGTTCCCCGAGGCCCTGAATCACAACTTGAAGACGGCGGGCTATGAAGTGCCGACCCCCGTCCAGATGCAGATGCTGCCCGTGGGCCTGCTGGGCAGAGACATCCTGGCCAGCGCGGACACCGGCTCGGGGAAAACCGCTGCTTTTCTGCTCCCCGTGATCGTCCGAGCTTTGTGTGAG AGCAGCTGTCCCTCTGCGCTCATTCTCACGCCCACGAGAGAGCTGGCCGTCCAGATAGAGAGACAAGCGAAAGAACTGATGCGCGGGCTGCCCTGCATGAGGACCGTGCTGCTCGTGGGGGGCCTCCCCATGCCCCCGCAGCTGTACCGTTTGCGCCAGCGTGTTAAG gTTATCATAGCGACTCCTGGGCGACTTCTGGATATAATAAAACAAAGCTCTGTGGACCTCCGTGGTATAAAAATTGTAGTAGTAGATGAA GCTGATACCATGCTAAAGATGGGCTTTCAGCAGCAGGTGCTTGACGTTCTGGAAAGTGTTCCCAGTGACTGTCAGACCCTGCTGGTCTCCGCCACCATTCCTGCCAGCATAGAGCAGCTCTCAAGCCAGCTGCTGCACGACCCCGTGAGGATTTCCACCGGAGAAAAGAACCTGCCCTGTCCCAGCGTGCGGCAGATTGTCCTGTGGGTTGAAGACCCAGCCAAAAAGAAGAAACTGTTTGAGATCTTGAAT GATAGGAAGCTCTTTAAGCCTCCGGTGTTAGTGTTTGTGGACTGCAAGCTGGGAGCGGATCTGCTGAGCGACGCGGTGCAGAAGGTCACGGCTCTCAGGAGTGTATCTGTCCACTCGGAGAAGTcgcagacagagaggagaagcatcCTGCAG GGGCTCCTGGAAGGAGACTACGACGTCGTGGTGAGCACGGGCGTCCTGGGCCGAGGCCTGGACTTGATCAGCGTGAAGCTGGTGGTCAACTTCGACATGCCCCCGAGCATGGACGAGTACGTGCATCAG GTGGGAAGAGTGGGGCGCTTAGGTCAACAGGGGACGGCGATCACGTTCATCAATAACAACTCGAAGAGACTCTTCTGGGACGTCGCCAAGAGAGTGAAGCCGAcgggctccctgctgcccccacagcTGCTGAACTCCCCTTACCTGCAcgagcagaggaggaaggagcagCAGAGGGACAAGCAGGCGCAGAGCGGGCTGGTCACCGGGGCCAACCTCCTGGCCATCATTAGGAAGCACGACAGGAGCAACGCCCAGAAGTGA
- the DDX59 gene encoding probable ATP-dependent RNA helicase DDX59 isoform X1, whose translation MFVPRSLKIKRTASDDCRGCAAKKTKPETEAPALEEGGDGPLEASGTTEGPAPAQPSCEPCPLPRPPGRLAEVDAVGPEQGARDGHPAEEPVKSFSKSQRWAEPGEPVCVVCGRYGEYICDETDEDVCSLECKAKHLLHVRDKGGTPAPSSAQEADPEADPTPPAPYVYKEHPFILSLHEDQVEHLRLQLGISVEGQGVPRPIIDFEHCGFPEALNHNLKTAGYEVPTPVQMQMLPVGLLGRDILASADTGSGKTAAFLLPVIVRALCESSCPSALILTPTRELAVQIERQAKELMRGLPCMRTVLLVGGLPMPPQLYRLRQRVKVIIATPGRLLDIIKQSSVDLRGIKIVVVDEADTMLKMGFQQQVLDVLESVPSDCQTLLVSATIPASIEQLSSQLLHDPVRISTGEKNLPCPSVRQIVLWVEDPAKKKKLFEILNDRKLFKPPVLVFVDCKLGADLLSDAVQKVTALRSVSVHSEKSQTERRSILQGLLEGDYDVVVSTGVLGRGLDLISVKLVVNFDMPPSMDEYVHQVGRVGRLGQQGTAITFINNNSKRLFWDVAKRVKPTGSLLPPQLLNSPYLHEQRRKEQQRDKQAQSGLVTGANLLAIIRKHDRSNAQK comes from the exons ATGTTTGTTCCCAGATCTCTGAAAATCAAGAGGACTGCCAGTGATGACTGCAGAGGTTGTGCGGCTAAGAAGACGAAGCCAGAGACTGAAGCCCCTGCGCTGGAAGAAGGCGGAGATGGCCCACTCGAGGCCTCCGGGACTACGGaaggcccagcaccagcccagcccagctgcgaGCCGTGCCCCTTGCCCAGGCCGCCTGGCCGGCTGGCCGAGGTGGATGCCGTAGGCCCGGAGCAGGGGGCGAGGGACGGCCATCCTGCTGAGGAGCCTGTGAAGTCGTTTTCCAAATCCCAGCgctgggcagagcctggggagcctgtgtgtgtggtCTGCGGCCGGTACGGAGAGTATATCTGTGATGAGACGGACGAAGACGTGTGCAGCTTGGAGTGTAAAGCCAAGCACCTGCTACACGTGAGGGACAAGGGAGGGACCCCCGCGCCCAGCAGTGCCCAGGAGGCCGACCCTGAGGCCGACCCCACGCCGCCCGCCCCTTACGTCTACAAAGAGCACCCGTTTATCCTGAGCCTGCACGAGGACCaggtggagcacctgagactgcAGCTGGGGATCTCCGTTGAAGGGCAGGGAGTCCCCAGGCCCATCATCGACTTTGAGCACTGTGGGTTCCCCGAGGCCCTGAATCACAACTTGAAGACGGCGGGCTATGAAGTGCCGACCCCCGTCCAGATGCAGATGCTGCCCGTGGGCCTGCTGGGCAGAGACATCCTGGCCAGCGCGGACACCGGCTCGGGGAAAACCGCTGCTTTTCTGCTCCCCGTGATCGTCCGAGCTTTGTGTGAG AGCAGCTGTCCCTCTGCGCTCATTCTCACGCCCACGAGAGAGCTGGCCGTCCAGATAGAGAGACAAGCGAAAGAACTGATGCGCGGGCTGCCCTGCATGAGGACCGTGCTGCTCGTGGGGGGCCTCCCCATGCCCCCGCAGCTGTACCGTTTGCGCCAGCGTGTTAAG gTTATCATAGCGACTCCTGGGCGACTTCTGGATATAATAAAACAAAGCTCTGTGGACCTCCGTGGTATAAAAATTGTAGTAGTAGATGAA GCTGATACCATGCTAAAGATGGGCTTTCAGCAGCAGGTGCTTGACGTTCTGGAAAGTGTTCCCAGTGACTGTCAGACCCTGCTGGTCTCCGCCACCATTCCTGCCAGCATAGAGCAGCTCTCAAGCCAGCTGCTGCACGACCCCGTGAGGATTTCCACCGGAGAAAAGAACCTGCCCTGTCCCAGCGTGCGGCAGATTGTCCTGTGGGTTGAAGACCCAGCCAAAAAGAAGAAACTGTTTGAGATCTTGAAT GATAGGAAGCTCTTTAAGCCTCCGGTGTTAGTGTTTGTGGACTGCAAGCTGGGAGCGGATCTGCTGAGCGACGCGGTGCAGAAGGTCACGGCTCTCAGGAGTGTATCTGTCCACTCGGAGAAGTcgcagacagagaggagaagcatcCTGCAG GGGCTCCTGGAAGGAGACTACGACGTCGTGGTGAGCACGGGCGTCCTGGGCCGAGGCCTGGACTTGATCAGCGTGAAGCTGGTGGTCAACTTCGACATGCCCCCGAGCATGGACGAGTACGTGCATCAG GTGGGAAGAGTGGGGCGCTTAGGTCAACAGGGGACGGCGATCACGTTCATCAATAACAACTCGAAGAGACTCTTCTGGGACGTCGCCAAGAGAGTGAAGCCGAcgggctccctgctgcccccacagcTGCTGAACTCCCCTTACCTGCAcgagcagaggaggaaggagcagCAGAGGGACAAGCAGGCGCAGAGCGGGCTGGTCACCGGGGCCAACCTCCTGGCCATCATTAGGAAGCACGACAGGAGCAACGCCCAGAAGTGA
- the DDX59 gene encoding probable ATP-dependent RNA helicase DDX59 isoform X3, translated as MFVPRSLKIKRTASDDCRGCAAKKTKPETEAPALEEGGDGPLEASGTTEGPAPAQPSCEPCPLPRPPGRLAEVDAVGPEQGARDGHPAEEPVKSFSKSQRWAEPGEPVCVVCGRYGEYICDETDEDVCSLECKAKHLLHVRDKGGTPAPSSAQEADPEADPTPPAPYVYKEHPFILSLHEDQVEHLRLQLGISVEGQGVPRPIIDFEHCGFPEALNHNLKTAGYEVPTPVQMQMLPVGLLGRDILASADTGSGKTAAFLLPVIVRALCESSCPSALILTPTRELAVQIERQAKELMRGLPCMRTVLLVGGLPMPPQLYRLRQRVKVIIATPGRLLDIIKQSSVDLRGIKIVVVDEADTMLKMGFQQQVLDVLESVPSDCQTLLVSATIPASIEQLSSQLLHDPVRISTGEKNLPCPSVRQIVLWVEDPAKKKKLFEILNDRKLFKPPVLVFVDCKLGADLLSDAVQKVTALRSVSVHSEKSQTERRSILQGLLEGDYDVVVSTGVLGRGLDLISVKLVVNFDMPPSMDEYVHQRYGGGPLNRFHGMHS; from the exons ATGTTTGTTCCCAGATCTCTGAAAATCAAGAGGACTGCCAGTGATGACTGCAGAGGTTGTGCGGCTAAGAAGACGAAGCCAGAGACTGAAGCCCCTGCGCTGGAAGAAGGCGGAGATGGCCCACTCGAGGCCTCCGGGACTACGGaaggcccagcaccagcccagcccagctgcgaGCCGTGCCCCTTGCCCAGGCCGCCTGGCCGGCTGGCCGAGGTGGATGCCGTAGGCCCGGAGCAGGGGGCGAGGGACGGCCATCCTGCTGAGGAGCCTGTGAAGTCGTTTTCCAAATCCCAGCgctgggcagagcctggggagcctgtgtgtgtggtCTGCGGCCGGTACGGAGAGTATATCTGTGATGAGACGGACGAAGACGTGTGCAGCTTGGAGTGTAAAGCCAAGCACCTGCTACACGTGAGGGACAAGGGAGGGACCCCCGCGCCCAGCAGTGCCCAGGAGGCCGACCCTGAGGCCGACCCCACGCCGCCCGCCCCTTACGTCTACAAAGAGCACCCGTTTATCCTGAGCCTGCACGAGGACCaggtggagcacctgagactgcAGCTGGGGATCTCCGTTGAAGGGCAGGGAGTCCCCAGGCCCATCATCGACTTTGAGCACTGTGGGTTCCCCGAGGCCCTGAATCACAACTTGAAGACGGCGGGCTATGAAGTGCCGACCCCCGTCCAGATGCAGATGCTGCCCGTGGGCCTGCTGGGCAGAGACATCCTGGCCAGCGCGGACACCGGCTCGGGGAAAACCGCTGCTTTTCTGCTCCCCGTGATCGTCCGAGCTTTGTGTGAG AGCAGCTGTCCCTCTGCGCTCATTCTCACGCCCACGAGAGAGCTGGCCGTCCAGATAGAGAGACAAGCGAAAGAACTGATGCGCGGGCTGCCCTGCATGAGGACCGTGCTGCTCGTGGGGGGCCTCCCCATGCCCCCGCAGCTGTACCGTTTGCGCCAGCGTGTTAAG gTTATCATAGCGACTCCTGGGCGACTTCTGGATATAATAAAACAAAGCTCTGTGGACCTCCGTGGTATAAAAATTGTAGTAGTAGATGAA GCTGATACCATGCTAAAGATGGGCTTTCAGCAGCAGGTGCTTGACGTTCTGGAAAGTGTTCCCAGTGACTGTCAGACCCTGCTGGTCTCCGCCACCATTCCTGCCAGCATAGAGCAGCTCTCAAGCCAGCTGCTGCACGACCCCGTGAGGATTTCCACCGGAGAAAAGAACCTGCCCTGTCCCAGCGTGCGGCAGATTGTCCTGTGGGTTGAAGACCCAGCCAAAAAGAAGAAACTGTTTGAGATCTTGAAT GATAGGAAGCTCTTTAAGCCTCCGGTGTTAGTGTTTGTGGACTGCAAGCTGGGAGCGGATCTGCTGAGCGACGCGGTGCAGAAGGTCACGGCTCTCAGGAGTGTATCTGTCCACTCGGAGAAGTcgcagacagagaggagaagcatcCTGCAG GGGCTCCTGGAAGGAGACTACGACGTCGTGGTGAGCACGGGCGTCCTGGGCCGAGGCCTGGACTTGATCAGCGTGAAGCTGGTGGTCAACTTCGACATGCCCCCGAGCATGGACGAGTACGTGCATCAG AGATACGGTGGTGGCCCACTGAACCGATTTCATGGGATGCACAGTTGA